A window from Dromaius novaehollandiae isolate bDroNov1 chromosome 1, bDroNov1.hap1, whole genome shotgun sequence encodes these proteins:
- the BCL2L14 gene encoding apoptosis facilitator Bcl-2-like protein 14 — translation MMSSPNDANMEEIPLEDDERDSLEYKILMAYAQRRLSASKYEELMKKEANMQKSSSLIRREEKLEDQGHKVGPSQTEVSQSTGLKHLSQKQTRPRSVSKYCLPSSFIREKHEKSPKPSLPQKPFLPQSSTVCFYLPRVQLQGPSEVKQKHLTDETANVDHIADRLAKLVTSRSQPSPSDVSFKMMVHFQLPEQQGGGAAGGNKGGENDEEKIIQTIVALLRNSGDQLEKKIKKDKTLYQHFIDMLSYSFFERVTDLILEDVSADSTSETEGQVQCTKVAFALEVATRLTAVDNHPMNVVLGFGIKYLREHFTPWIQNQGGWEKALTLLDQEEIE, via the exons ATGATGTCTTCACCAAATGATGCCAACATGGAAGAAATACCTTTGGAAGATGATGAGCGAGACAGCCTAGAATACAAGATCCTAATGGCCTATGCCCAGCGGCGGTTGTCTGCCAGTAAATATGAGGAACTTATGAAAAAGGAAGCTAACATGCAGAAGTCCTCGTCCTTAATCAGGAGAGAAGAGAAGTTAGAAGATCAAGGCCATAAAGTTGGGCCAAGCCAAACAGAGGTTTCACAGAGCACCGGTTTGAAACACCTAAGCCAAAAGCAAACAAGACCAAGATCTGTCTCAAAATATTGTCTACCCTCTTCCTTCAtcagagaaaaacatgaaaaatcccCAAAGCCTTCATTGCCCCAAAAGCCATTCTTGCCCCAAAGTTCCACAGTGTGTTTCTACCTTCCTAGGGTACAGCTTCAGGGCCCTTCAGAAGTGAAGCAAAAGCATCTGACAG ATGAGACGGCAAATGTTGACCACATTGCAGACAGGCTGGCCAAGCTTGTTACTTCCAGATCTCAGCCGTCTCCTTCGGATGTGTCATTCAAGATGATGGTTCACTTCCAGCTTCCAGAACAACAGGGTGGAGGTGCTGCTGGTGGAAATAAGGGTGGAGAAAATG ATGAAGAAAAGATAATACAAACAATAGTTGCACTGTTAAGAAATTCAGGGGATCAActagaaaaaaag ATCAAGAAGGACAAGACTTTATATCAGCATTTTATAGACATGCTGTCCTACAGCTTCTTTGAGAGGGTCACTGATCTAATCCTGGAGGATGTCTCAGCAGACTCAACAAGTGAGACAGAAGGCCAAGTACAATGCACCAAAGTTGCCTTTGCACTGGAAGTCGCAACGAGACTTACTGCTGTGGACAACCATCCAATGAACGTAGTCCTGGGCTTTGGAATAAAGTACCTCAGAGAACACTTCACGCCTTGGATTCAGAACCAGGGTGGCTGG GAGAAGGCTTTGACTTTGCTGGATCAGGAAGAAATTGAATAA